One Vespa crabro chromosome 1, iyVesCrab1.2, whole genome shotgun sequence genomic region harbors:
- the LOC124426560 gene encoding dynactin subunit 4 — protein MAYLYQPDYVRYMCNCGSLKPISKIYFCRHCLKIRCGYCVCQEVDLYYCPNCMENLPSSEVRLKKNKCSNCFNCPNCFQMLSTRAGHVPLRPTTKEGEDSKDVKVLPKKVYYLSCSFCRWSSRDVGIPDQFMATGRWSEQENPHTRRINALIDYHKILTSIEKRQRERKKFQPKRSFVQYESFGLTSAMIHKHIVQSRKPQIQLQLSDQPTPSIASEDVEELSSEIFTEPIDIIKISTLEQRLHHPDVQAENVSELRPQRRQLLVKRSQRCRVCEHNLSKPDICPQSTKFKIQLAAFYHIPEVKIVTCEPLYPGKPSELFLKFCNPTRHPTQITLFPLDVSMAPIPVTDVTEKGEIKKDDVQMISEALNSLPSVVRQAPVVEEVKTIKVVPNADLVLPHSSLILPARDDAAEYDDTVDTHNFQDDPKLIVWRKGNKAIVRLNVTPFENDEIKEVTVGFVMQHGYVNTITALEHKAPQKLDLKVKLYLTLGKLCSPT, from the exons aTGGCTTACTTGTATCAACCTGATTACGTTCGTTATATGTGTAATTGTGGTTCTCTAAAAcctatttcaaaaatatatttttgtcggCACTGTTTAAAAATTCGATGTGGTTACTGTGTCTGTCAAGag gttgatttatattattgtccaAATTGTATGGAAAATTTACCCTCATCAGAAGTTCGTCTTAAGAAGAACAA aTGCTCAAACTGCTTTAATTGTCCTAATTGTTTTCAAATGTTGTCTACGAGAGCAGGACATGTCCCATTAAGACCAACAacaaaggaaggagaagattCAAAAGATGTTAAAGTTTTACctaaaaaagtttattatttatcttgttcTTTTTGTCGATGGAGTTCTAGAGATGTTGGTATTCCAGATCAATTTATgg CCACAGGAAGATGGTCTGAACAAGAAAATCCTCATACAAGAAGAATTAATGCCTTAATAGACTACCATAAAATATTGACTTCTATAGAGAAGCgacaacgagaaagaaaaaaatttcaacctAAACGTTCATTTGTACAATAT GAATCATTTGGACTAACATCTGCAATGATACATAAACATATTGTTCAGTCAAGAAAACCTCAGATTCAATTGCAATTGTCTGATCAACCAACTCCTTCTATTGCTTCAGAAGATGTGGAAGAACTATCATCAGAAATATTTACTGAGcctatagatattataaaaa TTAGTACTTTAGAGCAACGTTTACATCACCCTGATGTACAAGCAGAGAATGTAAGTGAATTACGTCCACAACGTAGGCAACTTTTAGTTAAGAGATCACAACGTTGCAGAGTTTGTGAGCATAATCTTAGCAAACCTGATATATGCCCGCAGTCTACAAAATTCAAAATTCAATTAGCTGCATT TTATCATATACCTGAAGTAAAGATTGTTACTTGTGAACCATTATATCCTGGTAAACCcagtgaattatttttaaagttcTGCAATCCTACACGACATCCAACACAAATAACTTTATTTCCATTGGATGTGTCAATGGCACCTATTCCTGTTACTGATGTTacagaaaaaggagaaattaaGAAAGATGATGTGCAAatg ATAAGTGAAGCTCTGAATTCACTGCCTTCTGTTGTACGCCAAGCACCTGTTGTAGAAGAagttaaaacaataaaagttGTTCCAAATGCAGATTTAGTATTACCTCATAGTTCTTTAATTTTGCCGGCTAGAGATGATGCTGCAGAATATGATGACACGGTTGATACACATAATTTTCAAGATGATCCAAA GCTTATAGTctggagaaaaggaaacaaagcaATAGTGAGACTTAATGTTACACCATTTGAAAATGATGAGATAAAAGAAGTTACAGTAGGATTTGTAATGCAACATGGATATGTAAATACAATTACTGCTTTAGAACACAAAGCACCACAGAAATTGGATTTGAAggttaaattatatttgactCTTGGGAAACTTTGTAGTCCTACATAG
- the LOC124426566 gene encoding 40S ribosomal protein S14a: MPPKRGKVQKEEVQVSLGPQVREGEVVFGVAHIFASFNDTFVHVTDLSGRETIARVTGGMKVKADRDEASPYAAMLAAQDVAEKCKSLGITALHIKLRATGGNKTKTPGPGAQSALRALARSSMKIGRIEDVTPIPSDSTRRKGGRRGRRL; this comes from the exons ATGCCGCCTAAAAGGGGAAAGgttcaaaaagaagaagttcaGGTCTCCCTTGGTCCTCAAGTTCGTGAAGGAGAAGTAGTTTTTGGTGTTGCTCACATTTTTGCAAGTTTTAATGACACGTTTGTACATGTGACTGACTTATCTGGAAg gGAAACCATAGCAAGAGTTACTGGTGGTATGAAAGTAAAAGCTGATCGTGATGAAGCTTCTCCGTATGCTGCTATGCTTGCAGCACAG GATGTTGCAGAAAAATGCAAATCCCTTGGTATTACAGCATTGCATATTAAATTAAGAGCGACAGgtggaaataaaacaaaaacaccTGGACCTGGTGCACAGTCTGCATTACGTGCTCTCGCACGTTCTAGTATGAAAATTGGTCGTATCGAGGATGTAACTCCTATTCCATCAGATTCGACACGTAGAAAGGGAGGTCGTCGTGGTCGCAGATTGTAA